From Nerophis lumbriciformis linkage group LG11, RoL_Nlum_v2.1, whole genome shotgun sequence, one genomic window encodes:
- the egr2b gene encoding early growth response protein 2b isoform X1: MTAKTLEKVQPLNLAGFESLYSVEDMAAGLPTSVAVFPNSDLGSHYDQMTADSLMSAEMSAERRSLDFSYSNGFSQPSSSSSSHRNQTFTYMGKFSIDSQYPTNWKPEGVINIVSGIFNVAHPPPPPPPPSSSSASPVSAGSPTHFSGGNLSCTMAAAHHHNQAEMEHHHQLYSPPPPYSSSACGESYQDPSAFLSTPYPPPSYSSPKPHNSSQDAPGLFPIIPDYPGFFQPACQRDMPDRKPFGACPLDSFRVPPPLTPLNTIRNYTLEAGGQPRLPSAYSPQNLPLRPILRPRKYPNRPSKTPIHERPYPCPAEGCDRRFSRSDELTRHIRIHTGHKPFQCRICMRNFSRSDHLTTHIRTHTGEKPFVCDFCGRKFARSDERKRHTKIHLRQKERKSSTVSSSSCNSSTLERTATNAICS; this comes from the exons ATGACGGCTAAAACTCTGGAGAAGGTGCAGCCTCTGAATCTCGCGGGGTTTGAGAGTTTGTACTCCGTGGAGGACATGGCCGCCGGGTTGCCAACTTCTGTTGCCGTTTTTCCCAACTCGGACTTAGGATCGCATTACGACCAGATGACTGCAG ATTCCTTAATGAGCGCAGAGATGAGCGCAGAGAGGCGTTCTCTGGACTTCTCTTACTCCAACGGCTTCTCCcaaccttcttcttcttcttcttctcaccgCAACCAGACTTTCACCTACATGGGGAAGTTCTCCATCGACTCCCAGTATCCCACCAACTGGAAGCCCGAAGGAGTCATCAACATCGTGTCGGGCATCTTCAACGTTgcgcatcctcctcctcctcctcctcctccatcttcATCCTCCGCTTCCCCCGTTTCCGCCGGGTCCCCCACTCACTTTTCCGGCGGCAATTTGAGTTGCACCATGGCCGCGGCGCACCACCACAACCAAGCGGAGATGGAGCACCACCACCAGCTTTACTCTCCTCCCCCGCCCTACTCCTCTTCTGCGTGCGGGGAGTCGTACCAGGATCCGTCCGCGTTCCTGTCCACTCCCTACCCGCCACCGTCCTACTCGTCCCCGAAGCCGCACAACAGCAGCCAAGACGCGCCGGGTCTCTTCCCGATCATCCCCGACTACCCCGGCTTCTTCCAGCCGGCGTGTCAGCGCGACATGCCAGACCGGAAGCCGTTCGGCGCATGCCCGCTCGACTCCTTCCGCGTCCCGCCACCTTTGACCCCGCTGAACACGATCCGAAATTACACCCTGGAAGCAGGAGGCCAACCGAGGCTGCCCTCTGCCTACAGCCCCCAGAACCTGCCCCTGAGGCCGATTCTGCGCCCCAGAAAGTACCCGAACAGACCCAGCAAAACGCCCATCCACGAGCGTCCCTACCCGTGTCCGGCGGAGGGCTGCGACCGCCGCTTCTCCCGCTCCGACGAGCTGACGCGACACATCCGCATCCACACCGGACACAAGCCCTTCCAGTGCCGGATATGCATGCGCAACTTCAGCCGCAGCGACCACCTCACCACGCACATACGCACGCACACCGGGGAGAAGCCGTTCGTCTGCGACTTCTGCGGACGCAAGTTCGCACGCAGCGACGAGCGCAAGAGGCACACGAAAATCCACCTGAGGCAAAAGGAGAGAAAGTCCTCCACGGTCTCGTCCTCATCATGCAACAGTTCCACGTTGGAGCGCACCGCAACAAACGCGATTTGTTCCTAG
- the egr2b gene encoding early growth response protein 2b isoform X2, which produces MMMRVLFSQECRRLRTQRADSLMSAEMSAERRSLDFSYSNGFSQPSSSSSSHRNQTFTYMGKFSIDSQYPTNWKPEGVINIVSGIFNVAHPPPPPPPPSSSSASPVSAGSPTHFSGGNLSCTMAAAHHHNQAEMEHHHQLYSPPPPYSSSACGESYQDPSAFLSTPYPPPSYSSPKPHNSSQDAPGLFPIIPDYPGFFQPACQRDMPDRKPFGACPLDSFRVPPPLTPLNTIRNYTLEAGGQPRLPSAYSPQNLPLRPILRPRKYPNRPSKTPIHERPYPCPAEGCDRRFSRSDELTRHIRIHTGHKPFQCRICMRNFSRSDHLTTHIRTHTGEKPFVCDFCGRKFARSDERKRHTKIHLRQKERKSSTVSSSSCNSSTLERTATNAICS; this is translated from the exons ATGATGATGCGagtgttgttctcccaggaatgcagacggcttcggactcagcgtgcag ATTCCTTAATGAGCGCAGAGATGAGCGCAGAGAGGCGTTCTCTGGACTTCTCTTACTCCAACGGCTTCTCCcaaccttcttcttcttcttcttctcaccgCAACCAGACTTTCACCTACATGGGGAAGTTCTCCATCGACTCCCAGTATCCCACCAACTGGAAGCCCGAAGGAGTCATCAACATCGTGTCGGGCATCTTCAACGTTgcgcatcctcctcctcctcctcctcctccatcttcATCCTCCGCTTCCCCCGTTTCCGCCGGGTCCCCCACTCACTTTTCCGGCGGCAATTTGAGTTGCACCATGGCCGCGGCGCACCACCACAACCAAGCGGAGATGGAGCACCACCACCAGCTTTACTCTCCTCCCCCGCCCTACTCCTCTTCTGCGTGCGGGGAGTCGTACCAGGATCCGTCCGCGTTCCTGTCCACTCCCTACCCGCCACCGTCCTACTCGTCCCCGAAGCCGCACAACAGCAGCCAAGACGCGCCGGGTCTCTTCCCGATCATCCCCGACTACCCCGGCTTCTTCCAGCCGGCGTGTCAGCGCGACATGCCAGACCGGAAGCCGTTCGGCGCATGCCCGCTCGACTCCTTCCGCGTCCCGCCACCTTTGACCCCGCTGAACACGATCCGAAATTACACCCTGGAAGCAGGAGGCCAACCGAGGCTGCCCTCTGCCTACAGCCCCCAGAACCTGCCCCTGAGGCCGATTCTGCGCCCCAGAAAGTACCCGAACAGACCCAGCAAAACGCCCATCCACGAGCGTCCCTACCCGTGTCCGGCGGAGGGCTGCGACCGCCGCTTCTCCCGCTCCGACGAGCTGACGCGACACATCCGCATCCACACCGGACACAAGCCCTTCCAGTGCCGGATATGCATGCGCAACTTCAGCCGCAGCGACCACCTCACCACGCACATACGCACGCACACCGGGGAGAAGCCGTTCGTCTGCGACTTCTGCGGACGCAAGTTCGCACGCAGCGACGAGCGCAAGAGGCACACGAAAATCCACCTGAGGCAAAAGGAGAGAAAGTCCTCCACGGTCTCGTCCTCATCATGCAACAGTTCCACGTTGGAGCGCACCGCAACAAACGCGATTTGTTCCTAG